Proteins encoded by one window of Pseudomonadota bacterium:
- a CDS encoding MBL fold metallo-hydrolase gives MDIEKILNNLVWYGHDTFCLKASGKTIYFDPYKLQGEKAPADIIFITHDHFDHCSPEDVEKICKSSTIIISEPRAAEKFIRKAVTKSMKPGDKLEIEEITVEAVPAYNTNKKFHPKSNNWIGFILTVEGVRLYHAGDTDHIPEMKFIKTDIALLPVSGTYVMTAGEAVGAALELNPRVAIPMHLGGSVGTMEDARIFAQGLEGKIRVEILKIQP, from the coding sequence ATGGATATTGAAAAGATTCTCAATAACCTGGTCTGGTATGGGCATGATACTTTTTGTTTGAAGGCATCAGGGAAAACCATCTATTTTGATCCCTATAAATTGCAAGGTGAAAAGGCGCCCGCAGATATCATTTTTATAACGCACGATCATTTTGATCATTGCTCGCCCGAAGATGTGGAGAAAATTTGTAAGAGTTCCACAATCATAATTTCCGAACCCCGGGCCGCGGAAAAATTTATCCGCAAGGCAGTAACCAAAAGTATGAAACCCGGCGATAAGCTGGAAATAGAAGAGATTACCGTTGAGGCGGTTCCTGCATATAATACGAATAAAAAGTTTCATCCAAAAAGTAATAACTGGATTGGTTTCATTCTCACGGTGGAGGGGGTGCGGCTTTATCACGCCGGTGACACCGACCACATACCCGAGATGAAATTCATCAAAACGGATATTGCGCTTTTGCCTGTTTCCGGAACTTATGTTATGACAGCCGGTGAGGCGGTTGGCGCAGCCCTTGAACTCAATCCAAGGGTGGCTATCCCGATGCATCTGGGTGGAAGTGTCGGCACCATGGAAGATGCCAGGATTTTTGCACAGGGGCTTGAGGGCAAAATCAGGGTTGAAATCCTGAAAATTCAGCCTTGA
- the hemA gene encoding glutamyl-tRNA reductase, whose translation MLVDSIVTLGVNHKTAPVAVREKLAFSGECESPLVRLSGLDGCDECCFLSTCNRVEVVMISRTPQESIAAVRKILFEKTNLTKEETEKYSYAHQGKEAINHLFRVASSLDSMIVGEPQILGQLKQAYREASESKNTGIILNKLMHKAFSVAKRIRTETKIGSSAVSISYAAVELAKKIFGNLKGKRVLLVGAGEMAELAAEHLINQGVAGVVVANRTFERAVKLARKFNGTAVALEEIVGQLEDVDILISSTGATELILNKNDLKPIMRQRKNRPLFLIDIAVPRDLDPKLNELDNIYLYDIDDLTNVVEINKSERDKEAATAERIVKEETLKFRQWVESLEVAPTIVELRKKAEEIRTAELEKTFAQLKDLSTNDKKAIEIMANALANKLLHDPILFLKSEASPEDKQNKLDLIREMFGLDKNSSR comes from the coding sequence ATGTTGGTTGATTCAATCGTTACATTGGGGGTTAACCATAAAACAGCCCCTGTTGCAGTCCGCGAAAAACTGGCTTTTTCCGGGGAATGCGAATCACCTCTTGTCAGGCTTTCCGGGCTTGACGGTTGTGATGAGTGCTGCTTTCTTTCCACATGCAACAGGGTTGAAGTGGTAATGATCAGCCGCACCCCTCAGGAATCTATCGCTGCAGTCCGTAAAATTTTGTTTGAAAAAACGAACCTGACTAAAGAGGAAACCGAAAAGTACAGTTATGCGCACCAGGGAAAAGAGGCAATAAATCACCTGTTCAGGGTTGCATCAAGCCTTGATTCGATGATTGTCGGTGAACCGCAGATTCTCGGCCAGTTGAAGCAGGCGTACCGTGAAGCTTCCGAGAGTAAAAACACCGGCATAATTTTAAACAAGTTGATGCATAAGGCCTTTTCGGTTGCCAAGCGTATCCGCACGGAAACAAAAATCGGCAGCAGTGCGGTGTCAATAAGTTATGCGGCGGTTGAGCTTGCAAAAAAGATTTTCGGAAATCTCAAAGGCAAGCGGGTTCTTTTGGTAGGGGCTGGAGAAATGGCCGAGCTTGCGGCGGAACACTTGATTAATCAAGGTGTTGCTGGGGTTGTTGTTGCCAACAGGACATTTGAGAGAGCAGTAAAACTTGCCCGCAAATTTAACGGCACGGCGGTAGCTCTGGAGGAGATTGTTGGGCAGCTTGAGGATGTGGATATTTTAATAAGCTCAACCGGGGCGACAGAGCTTATTCTCAATAAAAATGATCTCAAGCCGATCATGAGGCAGAGAAAAAACCGACCGCTCTTTCTTATAGATATAGCGGTTCCAAGAGACCTTGATCCCAAACTTAACGAACTGGATAATATTTATCTCTATGACATTGACGATCTTACAAATGTTGTTGAGATCAATAAGTCGGAGCGGGACAAGGAAGCCGCCACGGCAGAAAGAATCGTTAAAGAGGAGACTCTGAAGTTCCGGCAATGGGTCGAAAGTCTGGAGGTTGCCCCGACAATTGTCGAGCTCCGGAAAAAAGCCGAAGAAATAAGAACTGCAGAACTTGAAAAAACATTCGCTCAATTGAAAGATCTCTCAACAAATGATAAAAAAGCTATCGAAATAATGGCCAATGCGTTGGCAAACAAACTGCTCCATGATCCAATTCTTTTTCTGAAATCAGAAGCATCCCCGGAAGACAAACAAAACAAGCTTGATCTGATTCGTGAAATGTTCGGGTTGGATAAAAACTCCTCCCGATAA
- a CDS encoding bifunctional precorrin-2 dehydrogenase/sirohydrochlorin ferrochelatase gives MSYFPICLDIRNRYCIVIGGGNVAQRKVHALIAYGGKVTVISPEIISELAELQKTGKLEWIDRAYQKGDLTGAFLVIAATDDPDVQATISNEAEEKNILLNVADVPKWCNFILPATIRRGDLTVSFSTAGKSPALARKLRKENEERFGEEYEILLKILGEVRETVLAQGRPHEENKTLFHNLLDCDMLEWIKKRDWGAMKRHLKDSVGIEIELQNYNDDGVVKSRSTAS, from the coding sequence ATGAGTTATTTTCCGATTTGTCTTGATATCCGTAATCGATATTGTATCGTCATCGGCGGCGGTAACGTTGCCCAGCGAAAAGTCCATGCGTTGATTGCTTATGGCGGCAAGGTTACGGTCATCAGTCCGGAAATTATCAGCGAACTTGCCGAACTTCAGAAAACCGGCAAACTTGAATGGATAGATCGGGCATATCAAAAGGGTGACCTGACTGGGGCATTTCTGGTGATCGCTGCAACAGACGATCCCGATGTTCAGGCGACAATAAGCAACGAAGCCGAAGAGAAGAATATTCTTTTGAATGTTGCTGATGTGCCGAAATGGTGTAATTTTATTCTGCCCGCCACAATACGGCGTGGCGACTTGACGGTTTCTTTTTCAACAGCCGGCAAAAGCCCGGCTCTTGCGAGAAAATTAAGGAAGGAGAATGAAGAGCGTTTCGGCGAAGAATATGAAATTCTGTTAAAGATTCTCGGAGAGGTGCGCGAGACAGTTTTAGCCCAGGGCAGGCCCCACGAAGAAAATAAGACACTGTTTCACAATCTTCTTGACTGTGATATGCTTGAATGGATCAAAAAGCGAGATTGGGGTGCGATGAAAAGGCATCTCAAGGATTCAGTGGGCATAGAAATAGAATTACAAAATTATAATGATGATGGCGTCGTAAAAAGTCGCTCTACTGCGTCGTAA
- the ccsB gene encoding c-type cytochrome biogenesis protein CcsB — MNLLFSATFLCYILATAAYVVFFFSQNKKIRLGARSIFFVAGVLHFIYLIVRYVAAGHTPLTSNHEAVSFFALTITWAFLSFRWRHQVKNFGTFVSPVVTLLMLVAVLSSKHIKELPPALQSNWLPVHASIALMAYGFLALAFCGGIMYLLQEREIKKKSFGLFYSRLPSLDALDSLNHHCLAIGFPLMTLGIITGSIWARQAWGTYWQWDPKETWSLITWFIYAALLHQRLTVGWRGKRAAIMSIIGFSAVLFTLWGVSFLLSGLHSYVG; from the coding sequence ATGAACCTTCTTTTTTCAGCAACATTTTTATGTTATATTCTGGCAACAGCCGCCTATGTGGTCTTTTTTTTCTCACAAAACAAAAAGATTCGATTGGGGGCGCGGTCCATATTCTTTGTTGCCGGGGTACTGCATTTCATCTATCTCATTGTACGGTATGTTGCTGCAGGTCATACCCCGCTTACCAGCAATCATGAGGCGGTCTCCTTTTTTGCATTGACCATAACCTGGGCCTTCCTTTCGTTTCGCTGGCGGCACCAGGTTAAGAATTTCGGGACTTTTGTGAGCCCGGTGGTAACGCTGCTGATGCTTGTGGCGGTTCTATCGTCCAAGCACATCAAGGAGTTACCTCCAGCCCTGCAAAGCAACTGGCTTCCTGTGCACGCAAGTATCGCGCTTATGGCTTATGGCTTTCTTGCCCTGGCTTTTTGCGGCGGCATCATGTATCTGCTGCAGGAAAGAGAGATCAAGAAAAAGAGTTTCGGCCTTTTTTACAGCCGACTGCCTTCCCTGGATGCCCTGGATAGTCTCAACCACCACTGCCTTGCCATAGGTTTTCCGCTCATGACCCTGGGGATCATTACCGGATCCATCTGGGCGCGGCAGGCGTGGGGCACATACTGGCAATGGGATCCCAAGGAAACCTGGTCACTGATTACCTGGTTCATCTATGCTGCGCTTCTCCATCAACGCTTGACTGTCGGCTGGAGAGGGAAAAGGGCGGCGATCATGTCTATCATTGGTTTTTCCGCAGTGTTATTCACCCTCTGGGGTGTGTCTTTCCTGCTCTCGGGGTTGCATTCCTATGTTGGTTGA
- the rpmH gene encoding 50S ribosomal protein L34, with protein sequence MSKRTFQPSNIHRHRTHGFRARMKTKAGRAVIKRRRAKGRHRLAV encoded by the coding sequence ATGAGTAAAAGAACCTTTCAACCCAGTAATATTCACAGGCACCGGACCCATGGTTTCCGGGCGAGAATGAAAACCAAAGCAGGGCGAGCGGTAATTAAGCGAAGAAGGGCCAAGGGCCGTCATCGTCTTGCTGTCTAA